Within the Rhizobium favelukesii genome, the region CGCCAATCAGCTTGGTAGCCGCTTGAAGCAGCGTCTGGAATCGTTGCGCGAGAGGGCGCCTGAGATCGTTGATATCCGTGGCCCGGGCTTCATGAATGCCGTCGAATTCAACGACAGAACGACGAAGCTGCCGAGCCCCGAATTCGCCAACAAGGTCCGCCTGACCGCGCTTGAGAAGGGCCTGATCCTGCTGACCTGTGGTGTCCATGGCAACGTCATCCGCTTCCTTGCCCCGATTACCATCCAGGACAGTGTCTTTGGTGAAGCGCTGGACATTCTGGAAGCCTCGATCCTCGAAGCAAGTGGCAAGTAGGCGCGCCGACCCTCTCTGCCCTGGAGTTACATGACATGGCATTCACGACTGCACTGACAAAGCACGTACCCTTCTCCTCGCCCTTCCTGCGCGATGCCGGTTACATCAATGGCACCTGGACAGCCGGTGGCGCCAGCAAGACCTTCGATGTCCTCAATCCTGCGACCGGTGAGGTTCTGGCCTCGCTGCCCGACATGGGTGCCGCCGAAACGCGGGAAGCGATCGATGCCGCCTATGCCGCGCAGCCGGCCTGGGCCGCGCGCCCTGCCAAGGAACGCGCCGGGATCCTGCGCAAATGGTTCGATCTGATGGTCGCCCATGCCGATGAGCTGGCTGCCATCCTCACCGCTGAAATGGGCAAGCCTTTCGCGGAGGCCCGTGGCGAGATTCTTTACGCCGCCGCCTATGTCGAATGGTACGCGGAGGAAGCCAAGCGCATCTATGGCGAAACGATCCCGGCGCCGTCGAACGACAAGCGCATGATCGTCATCAAGCAGCCCGTCGGCGTCGTCGGCACGATCACGCCCTGGAATTTTCCGGCAGCGATGATCACCCGCAAGATCGCACCGGCGCTAGCCGTCGGCTGCGCGGTTGTCTCCAAGCCGGCCGAGCAGACGCCGCTGTCGGCACTGGCACTTGCAGTTCTTGCCGAGCAGGCCGGCATGCCGGCCGGCGTCTTCAACGTCATCGTCGGCGAGGACGGCCCGGCGATCGGCAAGGAACTCTGCGGCAACGAGAAGGTGCGCAAGATCAGCTTCACCGGATCGACCGAGGTTGGCCGCATTCTGATGCGCCAGTGCGCCGATCAGATCAAGAAGATCAGCCTCGAGCTCGGCGGCAACGCGCCGTTCATCGTCTTTGACGATGCCGATCTTGATGCGGCGGTCGAGGGTGCGTTGGCGTCGAAGTATCGCAATGCGGGCCAGACCTGCGTCTGCGCCAACCGCCTCTATGTCCAGTCCGGCGTCTACGACGCCTTTGCCGCCAAGCTTTCGGCGAAGGTCGAGACGATGGCGGTCGGTGACGGCTTCAAGGCAGGCGTGACGATCGGCCCGCTGATTGATGAGCAGGGGCTGGCGAAGGTCGAAAGCCATGTGGCGGATGCCGTCTCGAAGGGGGCCAGGATCCTGACGGGCGGAAAGCGCGTCGAAGGTGCCGGCACCTTCTTCACGCCGACCGTGCTCACCGGCGTTACCCGCGAGATGAAGGTCGCGCGTGAGGAGACGTTCGGTCCCGTCGCGCCGCTCTTCCGCTTCGATACGGTCGAGGATGTCATCGCCCAGGCCAACGACACCGAGTTCGGTCTCGCCGCCTATTTCTTCGCCGGTGACCTCAAGAAAGTCTGGCGCGTCGCCGAGGCGCTCGAATACGGGATGGTGGGCATCAACACTGGTCTGATGTCGACGGAAACGGCGCCTTTCGGTGGCATCAAGCAATCCGGACTTGGCCGCGAGGGCTCGCGTCACGGTGCCGAGGACTATCTCGAGATGAAATATCTCTGCATGGGCAATGTCTGAGCGACATCTGGCTCAGATGCTTTGAGACAATACTCAAGGGATCGCCGGCAGCGGCGGTCCCCTTTTCTTCGGTTGCGTGATGCCTAGCTTTGCGATGCTTGCGCTGCGGGCTGCCAATCCGGCAGCGGGAAGACACGGTCATAGGCCCAGTTGACGACCAAGGCGTAGACCATGTAGAAAAGCGCGAACGACACGTCCATCATCAGGGCCTGAATGACACTGACACCGAGGTACCAGGCGATCATCGGCAGCAGCGCCAGCAGCAACCCCACCTCGAACATGACCGCGTGCGCCACGCGGATGCCGACGCTCTTGCGCGTACTGCCGGTCAGACGCTGCATCGAATGATCGAAGCCGAGATTGTAAATATAGTTCCACATCGTCGCCAGCGTCGCGCCGACCACGCCGACCACGCCGATATCGGCAATCGGCATGCCGAAGGCGAGCGCGCCGAGCGGCGTGACGAGCGCGAGTCCGATGAGTTCGAAGCTGATGGCGTGACGGATACGATCTGCGGCTCTACGCATATTTACCCCCGGCGGGAATGTTCGGGTCGTCCCGAGGTGATGCCCGTAGAGGGGAGGTCGTCCTCACCGCCCTTTAATAGGTATTCCGGCCGCCGAAAACAAGGGCGGAGCTTGCTCAGTAGTGCGGCGGCTGCGTAATTGCTGGGGCTTCCAACGATTGCTCCTCGAGCGACAGGAAGCGTTCCGTCAACCGGTCAAGCTTGGCGCGCGTCTGTTCCATGACCTTCCATTGCTCGGCCAGCTGCTCGGACAATTCCTCGATCGTCTTTGCCTGATGGGCGACGATTTCCTCGAGTTTCGTCATGCGGCTCGTCTCTTCGGACATGGAACCTCCTTGCCGCAACCGGCCAATGTCATCTGCACCTGAAAAGCGGAAATAGTCCGTGCGGTCAATCATTTCGAGAGGGAAGTGCGATTTTCAGAAGTGAACCGTTTAGTTACTAAAAGCCCTTGCCGCGTTCCAAGTTGTGGGGTAGGCCGGTAACCCTTCAGGGAGGAATTCTCATGGATGTTGGAAACGGCTTTCTTCATCCGGACCGGCTCTTTCCGGCCGATCCGACAACACGCACGATCGCGCGGGACCTTTACGAGACCGTCCGGACGCTGCCGATCGTAAGCCCGCACGGCCATACAGAACCCTCGTGGTTTGCCGACGACAAGCCTTTCGACGATGCATCCTCGCTCCTCGTCATTCCGGATCACTATCTCTTCCGCATGCTGCATAGTGTTGGCGTCAAGCTCGACGATCTCGGCGTACCGCGCCTCGACGGTAAGCCGGTCGCCAAGGGCCGTGACATCTGGCGCGCTTTCGCTGCGCAGTACCATCTCTTCCGCTGCACGCCCTCCAGCCTGTGGGTCGATCACGCGATGTCGGCCGTGCTTGGTTGCGAGGAACCGCTGACGCCTGACAATGCCGATGCGCTCTACGACCACATCAACGCGCAGCTGGCGCTTCCGGAGTTCCGTCCGCGCGCCCTGCATAAACGTTTCGGCATCGAGACGATCGCCACGACCGAAGGCGCACTTGACCCACTGGTTCACCACCAGAAAATGGCGGAAGACGGCTGGATCGGCCGCGTCCGCACCACGTACCGCCCGGATGGCGTCACCGACCCGGATGCCGTCGGCTTCCGCGAAAACCTGGTGCGGCTTGGCGAACTGACCGATTGCGACGTGACGAAGTGGGACGGGCTGATCGAGGCTCACCGCAAACGCCGTGCCTATTTCCGCCAGTACGGCGCAACCGCCACAGACCACGGCGTTCCGGCGGCGTTTACCGCCGACCTGCCACTGGCCGATAAGCAGCGGCTGCTCGACAAGGCGCACAAGGGCACGCTGAGCACTGAGGATGCGGAGCTCTTCCGTGGCCAGATGCTGACCGAAATGGCCGGGCTTTCGGCCGAAGACGGCATGACGATGCAGATCCATGCCGGCTCGCGTCGTAATACCGACCGCGAGCTGTTCCAGACCCGCGGCCCGAACATGGGCGCCGATATCCCGATGCCGACGGATTGGGTCGGCGGGCTCGCTGCGATGCTTGCAAAGTATGGTCACGCCCCTAGCCTGCGCGTGCTCCTGTTCACGCTCGACGAGACGACCTATGCCCGCGAGCTGGCGCCGATGGCGGGCCATTGGCCGTGCCTGATGATCGGTCCGCCCTGGTGGTTCCACGACAGCCCGAACGGCATCCGCCGCTATCTCGACCAGGTGGTCGAGACGGCCGGTTTTGCCAATCTGGCCGGCTTCAACGACGACACACGCGCGCTTCTGTCGATCCCGGCACGCCACGATGTCTGGCGCCGCGAGGTCTGCCGCTTCCTGGCCCAGTTCGTGACGGAACACCGGATGTCCCGAAAGGAAGCAGAAATCGTCGCCGGCGAACTCTCCTATGGAAACGCGAAGAAGGCATACAAGCTGTGACCGAACGACTGACGAGCCTTTCCGGCCTCGCGCCGACAGCCAAGCTTCCCCACTATGATCGCGATGCGTTGAAGCCGGGCATCCTGCATCTCGGTCCCGGCGCATTCTTTCGCGCGCACTTCGCCCCCTTCACCGATGGCGCGATTGCGGCGGCCGGCGGCGACTGGGGCATTGAGGTGGCGAGCCTGCGCACAGCCGACGTTGCCGATCACCTGAACGAGCAGAGCGGGCTCTACACCATGCTCGTGCGCGATACCGCGGGCACGACGGCGCACGTCATCGCCCCGATCCTGCGCGCCCATGTCGCGACCCGCAATCCTGGCGATCTGCTCGCCAAGCTTGAGGATCCCGCCATCCGCATCGTCAGCTTGACGGTCACCGAGAAAGCCTACGGCTTCGATTCCGCCACCGGTGGGTTGGACCTGAAGCATCCCGACATTGCCGCCGACCTCGCCGACCGCCATGCGCCGCGCGGAGTCGTCGGCTATCTGGTCGAAGGTCTTTCTCGCCGCCGCGCCAAGGGCATCCCACCCTTCACGCCGCTTAGCTGCGATAACCTACCAAGCAATGGCGCCGTTTTGAAGCGGCTGGTGCTCGACTTCGCCGAACGAGTCGATCCGGACCTTCGGCAGTGGATCGAGGACAACGTTCCCTTCCCGTCGACTATGGTCGATCGCATCACGCCGGCAAGCACGGATGCCACCTATCGCGATGCCG harbors:
- the uxaC gene encoding glucuronate isomerase; its protein translation is MDVGNGFLHPDRLFPADPTTRTIARDLYETVRTLPIVSPHGHTEPSWFADDKPFDDASSLLVIPDHYLFRMLHSVGVKLDDLGVPRLDGKPVAKGRDIWRAFAAQYHLFRCTPSSLWVDHAMSAVLGCEEPLTPDNADALYDHINAQLALPEFRPRALHKRFGIETIATTEGALDPLVHHQKMAEDGWIGRVRTTYRPDGVTDPDAVGFRENLVRLGELTDCDVTKWDGLIEAHRKRRAYFRQYGATATDHGVPAAFTADLPLADKQRLLDKAHKGTLSTEDAELFRGQMLTEMAGLSAEDGMTMQIHAGSRRNTDRELFQTRGPNMGADIPMPTDWVGGLAAMLAKYGHAPSLRVLLFTLDETTYARELAPMAGHWPCLMIGPPWWFHDSPNGIRRYLDQVVETAGFANLAGFNDDTRALLSIPARHDVWRREVCRFLAQFVTEHRMSRKEAEIVAGELSYGNAKKAYKL
- a CDS encoding NAD-dependent succinate-semialdehyde dehydrogenase, with amino-acid sequence MAFTTALTKHVPFSSPFLRDAGYINGTWTAGGASKTFDVLNPATGEVLASLPDMGAAETREAIDAAYAAQPAWAARPAKERAGILRKWFDLMVAHADELAAILTAEMGKPFAEARGEILYAAAYVEWYAEEAKRIYGETIPAPSNDKRMIVIKQPVGVVGTITPWNFPAAMITRKIAPALAVGCAVVSKPAEQTPLSALALAVLAEQAGMPAGVFNVIVGEDGPAIGKELCGNEKVRKISFTGSTEVGRILMRQCADQIKKISLELGGNAPFIVFDDADLDAAVEGALASKYRNAGQTCVCANRLYVQSGVYDAFAAKLSAKVETMAVGDGFKAGVTIGPLIDEQGLAKVESHVADAVSKGARILTGGKRVEGAGTFFTPTVLTGVTREMKVAREETFGPVAPLFRFDTVEDVIAQANDTEFGLAAYFFAGDLKKVWRVAEALEYGMVGINTGLMSTETAPFGGIKQSGLGREGSRHGAEDYLEMKYLCMGNV
- a CDS encoding SlyX family protein gives rise to the protein MSEETSRMTKLEEIVAHQAKTIEELSEQLAEQWKVMEQTRAKLDRLTERFLSLEEQSLEAPAITQPPHY
- a CDS encoding PACE efflux transporter; translation: MRRAADRIRHAISFELIGLALVTPLGALAFGMPIADIGVVGVVGATLATMWNYIYNLGFDHSMQRLTGSTRKSVGIRVAHAVMFEVGLLLALLPMIAWYLGVSVIQALMMDVSFALFYMVYALVVNWAYDRVFPLPDWQPAAQASQS